One segment of Megachile rotundata isolate GNS110a chromosome 6, iyMegRotu1, whole genome shotgun sequence DNA contains the following:
- the LOC100875928 gene encoding putative phosphorylase b kinase regulatory subunit alpha isoform X4, translated as MRSRSNSGVRLDYYQRIVHKIIMKHQNAVTGLFPASPDNDHAWVRDNIYCILAVWGLSMAYKKIADADEDRAKTYELEQSCVKLMRGLLMAMMQQKEKVEQFKSTQNPHDSLHAKYSSVSGQTVVGDAEWGHLQIDAISLYLLILAQMTASGLQIVFNLDEVAFIQNLVFYIESAYCTPDYGIWERGDKTNHGLPELNASSIGMAKAAMEAMNELDLFGARGGPTSVIHILADEAQKCQAVLQSMLPRESNSKELDSGLLSVISFPAFAVDEPSLIQLTRDAITKKLQGRYGCKRFLRDGYKTPKEDPNRLYYEPWELRMFENIECEWPLFFCYLIVDYCFQGNKEVVAEYSKQLDEIMIKTDDGMKLVPELYSVEPANVSAEYADPGSQKRIALGRCPFMWAQSLYILGKLLQEGFLAVGELDPLNRRLCSEKKPDVVVQVVILAEDSEIREKIAQHDIHVQTIAEVSPIEVQPAKVLSHLYTYLGRNKKLGLSGRKSRDVGILSTSKLYSLHDKIFAFTPQNFDAEEYYTTNDAALLANTFTTNLAFLTINWKQMLGRPTITLVATHNHLDQGKIPLAMITTMKKLKSGYINGTRVSLGNLSDFLSTSCITNLSFLGSSEDGKPDKLNPQVQQYLEEHLMRAFPHRTGLLNRPVIRTGKNLKRRMSVKGAIKKTRSIAVEPTVDRTPSPTDDILSWTNSPKLHRHRGIGETQYADTEVEELLSMLRETESLEEQGDILQYLVDSQGLYFNTGMVEEGHPVLIKDLLKDLYEKACQQKMWGIVRHTAGMLGKRVEDLAKAVTDLLVRQKQVTVGMPPTNEHTIVAPLPENELRALIHQAYGDDESTAMLTQELLVYLAMFIRTEPQLFHEMLRLRIGLIIQVMATELSRTLICTGEEASEHLLNLSPFEMKNLLHHIMSGKEFAISSVGRGNFSVISCKSSRVSKKSQIGGFLTADQVDGGETEPDRQGQWLRRRRLDGALNRVPRDFYPRVWQVLERCQGLAIEGRVLPQNLTQEMTPGELKFALAVETVLNTIPQPEYRQLIVEALMVLTLVTEYNVVASLGGLIAVEQLVHKANAIFLDDQMKIDGDATLCCAKPKEQRETTAMGTLLCGGAAYVCQHFYDSAPSGSFGTMTYITRAIASLLNCLPKDGDIECSIS; from the exons atgaGAAGCCGTAGTAATTCTGGTGTTCGTTTAGATTATTATCAGCGGattgttcataaaattattatgaaacatCAAAATGCAGTAACAGGACTCTTTCCTGCTAGTCCTGATAATGATCATGCATGGGTCCGTGACAATATATATTGCATACTTGCAGTATGGGGCCTTTCAATGGCATATAAAAAAATAGCTGATGCAGATGAAGATAGAGCCAAAACATATGAACTTGAACAGAGTTGTGTAAAGTTAATGAGAGGTCTATTGATGGCAATGATGCAACAGAAAGAAAAAGTTGAACAATTTAAATCTACTCAAAATCCACATGATTCTTTACATGCCAAATATAGTTCGGTTAGTGGACAAACTGTTGTAGGTGACGCGGAATGGGGTCATCTTCAAATAGATGCAATTTCTCTGTATTTGTTGATTTTAGCACAAATGACAGCATCAGGTTTacaaattgttttcaatttagACGAG GTTGCATTCattcaaaatttagtattttatatCGAATCAGCCTATTGTACTCCTGattatggtatttgggagagagGCGATAAAACTAATCATGGATTACCAGAATTAAATGCTAGCAGTATTGGAATGGCGAAAGCTGCAATGGAGGCAATGAATGAACTGGATTTATTTGGTGCAAGAGGTGGACCTACCTCTGTAATTCATATATTGGCAGATGAGGCACAGAAGTGCCAGGCAGTTTTACAATCCATGTTGCCTCGTGAATCTAATTCTAAAGAATTAGATAGTGGATTATTATCCGTTATAAGCTTCCCAGCATTTGCTGTAGATGAGCCTAGTTTAATTCAGTTAACAAGAGATGCTATTACTAAGAAACTACAAGGACGTTATGGATGTAAGAGGTTTTTGAGAGATGGATATAAAACTCCAAAAGAAGATCCCAATAG actTTATTATGAACCATGGGAATTACGTATGTTTGAAAACATAGAATGCGAATGGCCTTTGTTTTTTTGTTATTTGATCGTGGATTACTGTTTCCAAGGCAATAAGGAAGTGGTAGCAGAGTATTCAAAGCAATTAGATGAAATAATGATCAAAACAGATGATGGGATGAAGTTAGTACCTGAATTATATTCTGTAGAACCTGCAAATGTATCAGCAGAATATGCTGACCCAGGCAGCCAAAAACGAATTGCGTTAGGTCGATGTCCATTTATGTGGGCTCAATCCCTTTATATATTAGGAAAATTACTACAAGAA GGTTTTCTTGCTGTGGGAGAATTAGATCCACTAAATAGACGTTTATGTAGTGAAAAAAAGCCAGATGTTGTAGTACAAGTTGTTATATTAGCAGAAGACTCTGAAATCAGAGAAAAAATAGCTCAGCATGATATTCATGTTCAAACAATTGCAGAAGTTTCTCCCATAGAAGTGCAACCAGCAAAAGTACTTAgtcatttatatacttatttgg GTCGAAATAAAAAGTTGGGATTGTCAGGACGTAAATCAAGAGATGTAGGAATCTTAAGCACCAGTAAATTATATTCCCTAcatgataaaatatttgcattcaCACCACAG AACTTTGATGCGGAGGAGTACTACACGACAAACGATGCAGCCCTCCTTGCCAACACTTTTACAACCAACTTGGCCTTCCTCACCATCAACTGGAAGCAAATGCTCGGCAGGCCAACTATAACACTAGTTGCCACTCATAATCATCTAG ATCAAGGAAAGATACCATTGGCAATGATAACTACCATGAAAAAATTAAAGAGTGGTTATATCAATGGTACACGAGTTTCATTGGGAAATTTAAGTGACTTTTTAAGCACTTCttgtattacaaatttaagtTTCTTAGGAAGTTCTGAAGATGGTAAACCAGATAAACTAAATCCTCAG GTTCAACAATATTTAGAAGAACATTTGATGCGTGCATTTCCTCATCGCACTGGTCTTCTCAATAGACCAGTCATTCGAACAGGAAAGAATTTGAAGCGCAGAATGTCTGTGAAAGGTGCCATAAAGAAAACAAGATCAATTGCTGTGGAAC CTACCGTGGATCGCACCCCATCTCCTACGGATGACATATTATCTTGGACCAATTCACCAAAACTACATAGACACAGAGGCATAGGTGAAACTCAATATGCAGATACTGAAGTTGAAGAATTATTATCTATGCTTCGAGAAACTGAAAGTTTGGAAGAGCAAGGAGATATCTTACAGTATCTT gtTGATTCGCAAGGTCTGTACTTCAACACTGGCATGGTAGAAGAGGGTCATCCTGTACTGATAAAAGATTTATTGAAAGACCTTTATGAAAAAGCCTGTCAACAAAAAATGTGGGGAATTGTACGTCATACTGCTGGTATGCTAGGAAAACGGGTTGAAGATCTAGCCAAAGCAGTCACTGATTTGTTAGTACGTCAAAAGCAAGTCACAGTTGGAATGCCACCAACCAACGAACACACTATTGTTGCTCCATTACCAGAAAATGAACTACGGGCATTAATTCACCAAGCATACGGGGATGATGAATCTACTGCTATGTTAACACAAGAATTGCTTGTTTATTTAGCAATGTTCATCCGAacggaaccacaattatttcATGAGATGCTTAGACTTAGAATAGGTTTAATTATACAAGTTATGGCTACGGAATTATCAAGAACTTTGATATGTACTGGAGAAGAAGCATCTGAACATTTACTGAATTTATCACCGTTTGAGATGAAGAATCTTTTACACCATATTATGAGCGGAAAAGAATTTGCAATCAGTAGTg ttggTCGAGGTAATTTCTCTGTAATCAGTTGTAAATCTAGCAGAGTTAGCAAG AAATCACAAATTGGAGGTTTCTTAACTGCTGATCAAGTTGATGGCGGAGAAACAGAACCTGATCGACAAGGTCAGTGGTTACGTCGACGAAGATTGGATGGTGCATTAAATCGAGTACCGCGAGATTTTTATCCCCGAGTATGGCAAGTTCTGGAACGG TGCCAAGGTTTAGCAATCGAAGGTAGAGTTCTGCCTCAAAATCTAACACAGGAGATGACACCTggagaattaaaatttgcattAGCAGTAGAAACTGTTCTAAATACTATACCGCAACCAGAGTATCGTCAGTTGATAGTTGAAGCTTTGATGGTGTTAACCTTGGTAACTGAATATAATGTAGTAGCTTCCTTAGGTGGACTCATCGCTGTTGAACAATTAGTTCACAAAGCTAATGCTATCTTCTTAGATGATCAG ATGAAAATTGATGGCGACGCGACCCTTTGTTGTGCTAAACCAAAAGAGCAACGAGAAACCACTGCGATGGGAACCCTTCTTTGTGGTGGAGCAGCATATGTTTGTCAACACTTCTATGACAGTGCTCCGAGCGGTAGTTTTGGAACAATGACATACATTACAAGAGCCATCGCTTCTTTATTAAACTGTTTACCAAAGGATGGTGATATAGAATGTTCAAtatcataa
- the LOC100875928 gene encoding putative phosphorylase b kinase regulatory subunit alpha isoform X1: protein MRSRSNSGVRLDYYQRIVHKIIMKHQNAVTGLFPASPDNDHAWVRDNIYCILAVWGLSMAYKKIADADEDRAKTYELEQSCVKLMRGLLMAMMQQKEKVEQFKSTQNPHDSLHAKYSSVSGQTVVGDAEWGHLQIDAISLYLLILAQMTASGLQIVFNLDEVAFIQNLVFYIESAYCTPDYGIWERGDKTNHGLPELNASSIGMAKAAMEAMNELDLFGARGGPTSVIHILADEAQKCQAVLQSMLPRESNSKELDSGLLSVISFPAFAVDEPSLIQLTRDAITKKLQGRYGCKRFLRDGYKTPKEDPNRLYYEPWELRMFENIECEWPLFFCYLIVDYCFQGNKEVVAEYSKQLDEIMIKTDDGMKLVPELYSVEPANVSAEYADPGSQKRIALGRCPFMWAQSLYILGKLLQEGFLAVGELDPLNRRLCSEKKPDVVVQVVILAEDSEIREKIAQHDIHVQTIAEVSPIEVQPAKVLSHLYTYLGRNKKLGLSGRKSRDVGILSTSKLYSLHDKIFAFTPQNFDAEEYYTTNDAALLANTFTTNLAFLTINWKQMLGRPTITLVATHNHLDQGKIPLAMITTMKKLKSGYINGTRVSLGNLSDFLSTSCITNLSFLGSSEDGKPDKLNPQVQQYLEEHLMRAFPHRTGLLNRPVIRTGKNLKRRMSVKGAIKKTRSIAVEPEILGMAGEDRRPSTILNTNPFIEVTDTTLTPNTAPLATVDRTPSPTDDILSWTNSPKLHRHRGIGETQYADTEVEELLSMLRETESLEEQGDILQYLVDSQGLYFNTGMVEEGHPVLIKDLLKDLYEKACQQKMWGIVRHTAGMLGKRVEDLAKAVTDLLVRQKQVTVGMPPTNEHTIVAPLPENELRALIHQAYGDDESTAMLTQELLVYLAMFIRTEPQLFHEMLRLRIGLIIQVMATELSRTLICTGEEASEHLLNLSPFEMKNLLHHIMSGKEFAISSVGRGNFSVISCKSSRVSKKSQIGGFLTADQVDGGETEPDRQGQWLRRRRLDGALNRVPRDFYPRVWQVLERCQGLAIEGRVLPQNLTQEMTPGELKFALAVETVLNTIPQPEYRQLIVEALMVLTLVTEYNVVASLGGLIAVEQLVHKANAIFLDDQMKIDGDATLCCAKPKEQRETTAMGTLLCGGAAYVCQHFYDSAPSGSFGTMTYITRAIASLLNCLPKDGDIECSIS, encoded by the exons atgaGAAGCCGTAGTAATTCTGGTGTTCGTTTAGATTATTATCAGCGGattgttcataaaattattatgaaacatCAAAATGCAGTAACAGGACTCTTTCCTGCTAGTCCTGATAATGATCATGCATGGGTCCGTGACAATATATATTGCATACTTGCAGTATGGGGCCTTTCAATGGCATATAAAAAAATAGCTGATGCAGATGAAGATAGAGCCAAAACATATGAACTTGAACAGAGTTGTGTAAAGTTAATGAGAGGTCTATTGATGGCAATGATGCAACAGAAAGAAAAAGTTGAACAATTTAAATCTACTCAAAATCCACATGATTCTTTACATGCCAAATATAGTTCGGTTAGTGGACAAACTGTTGTAGGTGACGCGGAATGGGGTCATCTTCAAATAGATGCAATTTCTCTGTATTTGTTGATTTTAGCACAAATGACAGCATCAGGTTTacaaattgttttcaatttagACGAG GTTGCATTCattcaaaatttagtattttatatCGAATCAGCCTATTGTACTCCTGattatggtatttgggagagagGCGATAAAACTAATCATGGATTACCAGAATTAAATGCTAGCAGTATTGGAATGGCGAAAGCTGCAATGGAGGCAATGAATGAACTGGATTTATTTGGTGCAAGAGGTGGACCTACCTCTGTAATTCATATATTGGCAGATGAGGCACAGAAGTGCCAGGCAGTTTTACAATCCATGTTGCCTCGTGAATCTAATTCTAAAGAATTAGATAGTGGATTATTATCCGTTATAAGCTTCCCAGCATTTGCTGTAGATGAGCCTAGTTTAATTCAGTTAACAAGAGATGCTATTACTAAGAAACTACAAGGACGTTATGGATGTAAGAGGTTTTTGAGAGATGGATATAAAACTCCAAAAGAAGATCCCAATAG actTTATTATGAACCATGGGAATTACGTATGTTTGAAAACATAGAATGCGAATGGCCTTTGTTTTTTTGTTATTTGATCGTGGATTACTGTTTCCAAGGCAATAAGGAAGTGGTAGCAGAGTATTCAAAGCAATTAGATGAAATAATGATCAAAACAGATGATGGGATGAAGTTAGTACCTGAATTATATTCTGTAGAACCTGCAAATGTATCAGCAGAATATGCTGACCCAGGCAGCCAAAAACGAATTGCGTTAGGTCGATGTCCATTTATGTGGGCTCAATCCCTTTATATATTAGGAAAATTACTACAAGAA GGTTTTCTTGCTGTGGGAGAATTAGATCCACTAAATAGACGTTTATGTAGTGAAAAAAAGCCAGATGTTGTAGTACAAGTTGTTATATTAGCAGAAGACTCTGAAATCAGAGAAAAAATAGCTCAGCATGATATTCATGTTCAAACAATTGCAGAAGTTTCTCCCATAGAAGTGCAACCAGCAAAAGTACTTAgtcatttatatacttatttgg GTCGAAATAAAAAGTTGGGATTGTCAGGACGTAAATCAAGAGATGTAGGAATCTTAAGCACCAGTAAATTATATTCCCTAcatgataaaatatttgcattcaCACCACAG AACTTTGATGCGGAGGAGTACTACACGACAAACGATGCAGCCCTCCTTGCCAACACTTTTACAACCAACTTGGCCTTCCTCACCATCAACTGGAAGCAAATGCTCGGCAGGCCAACTATAACACTAGTTGCCACTCATAATCATCTAG ATCAAGGAAAGATACCATTGGCAATGATAACTACCATGAAAAAATTAAAGAGTGGTTATATCAATGGTACACGAGTTTCATTGGGAAATTTAAGTGACTTTTTAAGCACTTCttgtattacaaatttaagtTTCTTAGGAAGTTCTGAAGATGGTAAACCAGATAAACTAAATCCTCAG GTTCAACAATATTTAGAAGAACATTTGATGCGTGCATTTCCTCATCGCACTGGTCTTCTCAATAGACCAGTCATTCGAACAGGAAAGAATTTGAAGCGCAGAATGTCTGTGAAAGGTGCCATAAAGAAAACAAGATCAATTGCTGTGGAAC CTGAAATTCTTGGAATGGCAGGAGAAGATAGAAGACCTTCcactattttaaatacaaatccATTTATTGAAGTGACAGATACAACGTTAACTCCAAATACTGCACCACTAGCTACCGTGGATCGCACCCCATCTCCTACGGATGACATATTATCTTGGACCAATTCACCAAAACTACATAGACACAGAGGCATAGGTGAAACTCAATATGCAGATACTGAAGTTGAAGAATTATTATCTATGCTTCGAGAAACTGAAAGTTTGGAAGAGCAAGGAGATATCTTACAGTATCTT gtTGATTCGCAAGGTCTGTACTTCAACACTGGCATGGTAGAAGAGGGTCATCCTGTACTGATAAAAGATTTATTGAAAGACCTTTATGAAAAAGCCTGTCAACAAAAAATGTGGGGAATTGTACGTCATACTGCTGGTATGCTAGGAAAACGGGTTGAAGATCTAGCCAAAGCAGTCACTGATTTGTTAGTACGTCAAAAGCAAGTCACAGTTGGAATGCCACCAACCAACGAACACACTATTGTTGCTCCATTACCAGAAAATGAACTACGGGCATTAATTCACCAAGCATACGGGGATGATGAATCTACTGCTATGTTAACACAAGAATTGCTTGTTTATTTAGCAATGTTCATCCGAacggaaccacaattatttcATGAGATGCTTAGACTTAGAATAGGTTTAATTATACAAGTTATGGCTACGGAATTATCAAGAACTTTGATATGTACTGGAGAAGAAGCATCTGAACATTTACTGAATTTATCACCGTTTGAGATGAAGAATCTTTTACACCATATTATGAGCGGAAAAGAATTTGCAATCAGTAGTg ttggTCGAGGTAATTTCTCTGTAATCAGTTGTAAATCTAGCAGAGTTAGCAAG AAATCACAAATTGGAGGTTTCTTAACTGCTGATCAAGTTGATGGCGGAGAAACAGAACCTGATCGACAAGGTCAGTGGTTACGTCGACGAAGATTGGATGGTGCATTAAATCGAGTACCGCGAGATTTTTATCCCCGAGTATGGCAAGTTCTGGAACGG TGCCAAGGTTTAGCAATCGAAGGTAGAGTTCTGCCTCAAAATCTAACACAGGAGATGACACCTggagaattaaaatttgcattAGCAGTAGAAACTGTTCTAAATACTATACCGCAACCAGAGTATCGTCAGTTGATAGTTGAAGCTTTGATGGTGTTAACCTTGGTAACTGAATATAATGTAGTAGCTTCCTTAGGTGGACTCATCGCTGTTGAACAATTAGTTCACAAAGCTAATGCTATCTTCTTAGATGATCAG ATGAAAATTGATGGCGACGCGACCCTTTGTTGTGCTAAACCAAAAGAGCAACGAGAAACCACTGCGATGGGAACCCTTCTTTGTGGTGGAGCAGCATATGTTTGTCAACACTTCTATGACAGTGCTCCGAGCGGTAGTTTTGGAACAATGACATACATTACAAGAGCCATCGCTTCTTTATTAAACTGTTTACCAAAGGATGGTGATATAGAATGTTCAAtatcataa